In Variovorax sp. J2L1-78, the following are encoded in one genomic region:
- a CDS encoding fatty acid desaturase, with the protein MSTTTITDTEAPRTVRKPATFRVSAQELKALAVRSDAAGARRALGHLGAIALGGVALWHALGTVWAVPLTLLQGYFIAFLFNVVHETAHQTAFRTRAFNHALGHFAGFAVVLPYEYYRAYHWVHHRHTQDPEKDPELANPLPRTRAAIAWYWTGMPIWVGRAKLLWRHGVLGRVTVPWVPEDKRGLIVREARAYLAGYAAIVAVSIATGSLAALWLWVVPLMAGQLFLRPYLLAEHTGCAHSNDMLANTRTTYTNRFVHFFAWNMPFHVEHHAYPAVPFHALPKLNAMLAPHIVNTAPGYPAATAAVLRHLLPTDTPLPHTENT; encoded by the coding sequence ATGAGCACCACGACCATCACCGACACCGAGGCACCGCGCACCGTGCGCAAGCCCGCCACCTTCCGTGTGAGCGCGCAAGAGCTGAAGGCACTGGCCGTGCGTTCCGACGCGGCCGGCGCGCGCCGCGCCCTCGGCCACCTGGGCGCCATCGCACTCGGCGGCGTCGCGCTGTGGCACGCGCTCGGCACCGTGTGGGCCGTGCCGCTCACGCTGCTGCAGGGCTACTTCATCGCCTTCCTCTTCAACGTGGTGCACGAGACCGCACACCAGACGGCCTTCCGCACCCGCGCCTTCAACCACGCGCTCGGCCACTTCGCCGGCTTCGCGGTGGTCCTGCCCTACGAGTACTACCGCGCTTACCACTGGGTGCACCACCGTCACACGCAGGATCCGGAGAAAGACCCGGAGCTGGCCAACCCGTTGCCGCGCACCCGTGCCGCCATCGCCTGGTACTGGACCGGCATGCCGATCTGGGTGGGTCGCGCGAAACTGCTCTGGCGCCACGGCGTGCTCGGCCGCGTGACCGTGCCGTGGGTGCCCGAAGACAAGCGCGGCCTGATCGTGCGCGAGGCGCGCGCCTACCTGGCGGGCTACGCGGCGATCGTGGCCGTGTCGATCGCCACCGGCTCGCTCGCCGCGCTGTGGCTGTGGGTCGTGCCGCTGATGGCCGGCCAGTTGTTCCTGCGCCCGTACCTGCTGGCCGAGCACACCGGCTGCGCCCACAGCAACGACATGCTGGCCAACACGCGCACCACCTACACCAACCGCTTCGTTCATTTCTTCGCGTGGAACATGCCCTTCCACGTGGAGCATCACGCCTACCCGGCCGTGCCCTTCCACGCGCTGCCGAAGCTCAACGCGATGCTGGCGCCGCACATCGTCAACACCGCGCCCGGCTACCCGGCCGCAACGGCGGCCGTGCTGCGCCATCTGCTGCCCACCGACACCCCCTTGCCTCACACGGAGAACACCTGA
- a CDS encoding TetR/AcrR family transcriptional regulator, with translation MHATPPSDAEVPDAPRRRGRPRSDAATSAVLDAAYRLSATEGLRGATIQAIAAASGVSKMTIYKWWEGRLQLLIDAYMRQATVMLPLSETLPPPEAIRAHVQQYLVALRGDLGRVQLAVLAECMAETGNSELFVARYLSVRRALGVRVIRRGQRDGSIASQRPAEALYDQIYGTIFYRFQFGLKGLDKGFVQALVDTAFAA, from the coding sequence ATGCATGCCACCCCGCCCTCCGATGCCGAAGTGCCCGACGCGCCCCGGCGCCGCGGTCGCCCGCGCTCCGACGCGGCGACCAGCGCGGTGCTCGACGCCGCCTACCGGCTGAGCGCCACCGAAGGCCTGCGCGGCGCCACCATCCAGGCCATCGCCGCCGCATCGGGCGTGTCGAAGATGACCATCTACAAGTGGTGGGAGGGGCGCCTGCAGCTGTTGATCGACGCTTACATGCGCCAGGCGACGGTGATGCTGCCGCTCTCGGAAACGCTGCCGCCGCCCGAGGCGATCCGTGCCCACGTGCAGCAGTACCTGGTGGCGCTGCGCGGCGACCTGGGCCGGGTGCAGCTGGCGGTGCTGGCCGAGTGCATGGCCGAGACGGGCAACTCGGAGCTCTTCGTCGCGCGCTACCTCAGCGTTCGCCGCGCCCTGGGCGTGCGCGTGATCCGCCGTGGCCAGCGCGACGGCAGCATCGCGTCGCAGCGGCCGGCCGAGGCGCTGTACGACCAGATCTACGGGACCATCTTCTACCGCTTCCAGTTCGGGCTGAAGGGGCTCGACAAGGGCTTCGTGCAGGCGCTCGTCGATACCGCCTTCGCGGCCTGA
- a CDS encoding Zn-dependent hydrolase, translating into MTALSINGDRLWASLMSLAEIGGTPAGGVARLALTDLDRQGRERVIGWAKEAGCTIRVDQIGNIFARRPGRENDAPAVASGSHIDTQPTGGKFDGNYGVLAVLEVFRTLNDHDIQTRLPLEMAIWTNEEGSRFVPVMMGSGVYAGAFTLETALAAVDREGISVETALKAIGYAGESPAAVSAGAPLFAAYFEAHIEQGPVLEDADVVIGAVTGALGQRWYDITVTGQEAHAGPTPMALRRDALQAATRLMQETVAIALRHAPHGRGTVGTVDVFPSSRNVIPGRVKFTADLRNIDDETLSKMDAEIRAACAEVAAATRTKVDIEQVVYFPPTAFAPALVEGVRQGAKTRGYSCMDVVSGAGHDAVYVASQLPVGMIFVPCKDGISHNEVEDAKPEHLTAGCNVLLDAMLLAAA; encoded by the coding sequence ATGACCGCACTTTCGATCAACGGCGACCGCCTCTGGGCCAGCCTGATGTCCCTCGCCGAAATCGGCGGCACGCCCGCCGGCGGCGTGGCCCGGCTGGCGCTGACCGACCTCGACCGCCAGGGCCGCGAGCGTGTCATCGGCTGGGCGAAAGAGGCCGGCTGCACCATCCGCGTCGACCAGATCGGCAACATCTTCGCGCGCCGCCCCGGGCGTGAGAACGACGCGCCCGCGGTCGCTTCCGGCAGCCACATCGACACGCAGCCGACCGGCGGCAAGTTCGACGGCAACTACGGCGTGCTGGCCGTGCTCGAAGTCTTCCGCACGCTGAACGACCACGACATCCAGACGCGCCTGCCGCTCGAGATGGCGATCTGGACCAACGAGGAAGGCTCGCGCTTCGTGCCGGTGATGATGGGCTCGGGTGTGTACGCCGGCGCCTTCACGCTCGAGACCGCACTGGCCGCGGTCGACCGCGAGGGCATCAGCGTCGAGACCGCACTCAAGGCCATCGGCTACGCCGGCGAATCGCCGGCAGCAGTCTCGGCCGGCGCACCGCTCTTCGCGGCCTATTTCGAGGCGCACATCGAACAGGGCCCGGTGCTGGAAGACGCCGACGTCGTGATCGGCGCCGTCACCGGCGCGCTCGGCCAGCGCTGGTACGACATCACCGTGACCGGCCAGGAAGCCCACGCCGGCCCGACACCGATGGCGCTGCGCCGCGACGCGCTGCAGGCGGCCACCAGGCTCATGCAGGAGACGGTCGCCATCGCGCTGCGCCACGCGCCGCACGGCCGCGGCACGGTGGGCACCGTCGACGTGTTCCCCAGCTCGCGCAACGTGATCCCGGGCCGCGTGAAGTTCACGGCCGACCTGCGCAACATCGACGACGAGACGCTCTCGAAGATGGACGCCGAGATCCGCGCCGCCTGTGCCGAAGTCGCCGCCGCGACCAGGACGAAGGTCGACATCGAACAGGTCGTGTACTTCCCGCCGACCGCCTTCGCGCCGGCCCTGGTCGAAGGCGTGCGCCAAGGCGCGAAGACGCGTGGCTACAGCTGCATGGACGTGGTGAGCGGCGCCGGCCACGACGCGGTCTACGTCGCGAGCCAGCTGCCCGTGGGCATGATCTTCGTGCCCTGCAAGGACGGCATCTCGCACAACGAGGTGGAAGACGCCAAGCCCGAGCACCTGACGGCCGGCTGCAACGTGCTGCTGGACGCCATGCTCCTCGCCGCGGCCTGA
- a CDS encoding alpha/beta fold hydrolase: MTATPAADAHAARADTGASQVGVFQAGDVVLQSGRTFRNMFLVYKTFGTLNAERSNVILYPTSYSAQHTDIEHMVAEGGALDPSKYFIVIANLFGNGLSSSPSNTPWPDVGTRYPDVTYYDAVHVQRRMLAELWGIERVALVYGWSMGAMQAYHWAALFPDAVDRIAVVCGAARCAPHNRVFIEGAAHALMADPAWRDGAFTERPVRGLRAMGRVYAGWALSQTFYRDEMWRQLGASSLEDYLVSNWETTFARRDPADLLAQFRTWQTGDISANALYGGDLKKALGAIRARVLLMPGDHDLYFQVDDNRAELPHLRHGDLQPIPSVWGHRAGNPSAVHQPEDRAFIETRVKALLAT, encoded by the coding sequence ATGACCGCCACGCCCGCAGCCGATGCACATGCGGCACGCGCCGATACCGGCGCGTCCCAGGTCGGCGTCTTTCAGGCCGGGGACGTGGTGCTCCAGTCCGGCCGCACCTTCCGCAACATGTTTCTGGTCTACAAGACCTTCGGCACGCTGAACGCCGAGCGCTCGAACGTCATCCTCTACCCGACCTCGTACAGCGCACAGCACACCGACATCGAGCACATGGTGGCCGAGGGCGGCGCCCTCGACCCGTCGAAGTACTTCATCGTCATCGCCAACCTGTTCGGCAACGGGCTGTCGAGCTCGCCGTCGAACACGCCCTGGCCCGACGTGGGGACACGCTACCCCGACGTCACCTATTACGACGCGGTGCACGTGCAGCGCCGCATGCTGGCCGAGCTGTGGGGCATCGAGCGTGTGGCGCTGGTCTACGGCTGGTCGATGGGTGCCATGCAGGCCTACCACTGGGCGGCGCTGTTCCCCGACGCGGTGGACCGCATCGCCGTGGTGTGCGGCGCCGCGCGCTGCGCGCCGCACAACCGCGTGTTCATCGAAGGCGCGGCGCACGCGCTGATGGCCGACCCCGCCTGGCGCGATGGCGCGTTCACCGAGCGGCCCGTGCGCGGCCTGCGCGCCATGGGGCGCGTCTATGCGGGCTGGGCGCTGTCGCAGACCTTCTACCGCGACGAGATGTGGCGCCAACTCGGCGCCTCGTCGCTGGAGGACTACCTCGTCAGCAACTGGGAGACCACCTTCGCCCGCCGCGACCCGGCCGACCTGCTGGCGCAGTTCCGCACCTGGCAGACGGGCGACATCAGCGCCAACGCCCTGTACGGCGGCGACTTGAAGAAGGCGCTCGGCGCCATTCGCGCCCGCGTGCTGCTGATGCCCGGCGACCACGACCTGTACTTCCAGGTCGACGACAACCGCGCCGAGTTGCCGCACCTGCGCCACGGCGACCTGCAGCCCATTCCGTCGGTGTGGGGCCACCGCGCGGGCAACCCCAGTGCTGTCCACCAGCCCGAAGACCGGGCCTTCATCGAGACGCGCGTGAAAGCGCTGCTGGCCACATGA